A stretch of the Papaver somniferum cultivar HN1 chromosome 6, ASM357369v1, whole genome shotgun sequence genome encodes the following:
- the LOC113289243 gene encoding guanine nucleotide-binding protein subunit beta-like translates to MSVAELKERHVAAAATVNSLRERLKQKRLLLLDTDVAGYSRLQGRSAISFGPTDLVCCRTLQGHTGKVYSLDWTPEKNRIVSASQDGRLIVWNALTSQKIHAIKLPCAWVMACAFSSSGQTVASGGLDSVCTIFNLNSPIDKDGNLPVSRILSGHKGYVSSCQYVPDDDTHLITSSGDQTCVLWDVTTGQRISVFGGEFPSGHTGDVLSVSINGSNSKMFVSGSCDATARLWDTRIASRAVRTYHGHDGDVNTVKFFPDGQRFGTGSDDGTCRLFDMRTGHQLQVYQQPGGIDVPTVTSIAFSSSGRLLFAGYSNGDCFVWDTLLAKVVHNLGSLQTSHEGRITCLGLSADGSALCTGGWDRNLKIWAFGGLRKVS, encoded by the exons ATGTCAGTTGCAGAACTTAAAGAGCGGCATGTAGCTGCAGCAGCAACTGTAAATTCACTTAGAGAACGATTGAAGCAGAAAAGACTTCTTCTACTTGATACAGATG TTGCTGGGTATTCGAGATTACAAGGAAGAAGTGCGATTAGCTTTGGACCTACTGATCTGGTGTGTTGCAGAACATTGCAAGGACACACTGGGAAG GTTTATTCATTGGATTGGACTCCTGAGAAGAACAGAATTGTCAGTGCATCTCAAGATGGAAGGTTAATCGTATGGAATGCTCTTACTAGCCAGAAAATACATGCAATAAAGCTACCCTGTGCATGGGTCATGGCATGCGCCTTCTCATCCAGCGGACAGACTGTTGCGAGTGGTGGCCTTGATAGTGTCTGCACTATCTTCAATCTTAATTCTCCAATTGACAAGGATGGGAATCTTCCGGTATCAAGAATACTTAGTGGACACAAGGGTTATGTATCATCATGTCAGTATGTTCCGGATGATGACACACACTTAATAACAAGCTCTGGTGATCAGACATGTGTTTTGTGGGATGTTACTACAGGACAGAGAATTTCTGTCTTCGGAGGTGAATTCCCATCCGGGCACACTGGTGACGTATTGAG tgtttcgataaatggaTCAAACTCAAAGATGTTTGTCTCTGGTTCATGTGACGCAACTGCTCGATTGTGGGACACACGTATTGCAAGTCGAGCTGTACGGACATATCATGGTCACGATGGAGATGTGAATACTGTTAAATTTTTCCCGGATGGGCAGAGATTCGGAACTGGCTCGGACGATGGTACATGCAGGTTGTTTGACATGAGGACCGGACACCAGCTCCAGGTTTATCAACAACCTGGAGGTATTGATGTTCCTACGGTGACTTCTATTGCTTTCTCATCATCAGGCAGGCTCTTGTTTGCTGGATATTCCAATGGGGATTGCTTCGTGTGGGATACTTTATTAGCAAAG GTTGTTCATAACTTGGGTTCTCTGCAAACCTCACACGAGGGTCGGATAACCTGTTTGGGGTTGTCAGCTGATGGGAGCGCATTGTGTACAGGAGGTTGGGATAGGAATCTCAAG ATTTGGGCTTTTGGAGGGCTGCGAAAGGTGAGTTAA
- the LOC113289242 gene encoding glucose-6-phosphate isomerase, cytosolic-like isoform X1: MASSTLICETQPWKALKAHVDDIKKTHLRDLMGDSERCKSMMLEFDGLFLDYSRQCGNQDTMAKLLELAEAAHLKEKIGKMYSGEHINSTEDRSVLHVALRAPRDAVISSDGINVVPEVRKVLDKINEFSEKIRSGSWIGATGKALKDVVAVGIGGSFLGPLFVHTALQTDSEAVACGKGRQLRFLANVDPVDVAKSIAGLNPETTLVVVVSKTFTTAETMLNARTLREWISAALGPQAVAKHMVAVSTNLAFVEQFGIDPNNAFAFWDWVGGRYSVCSAVGVLPLSLQYGFPLVEKFLKGASSIDKHFNSAPFEKNIPVLLGLLSVWNVSFLGYPARAILPYCQALEKFAPHIQQVSMESNGKGVSIDGVPLPFEAGEIDFGEPGTNGQHSFYQLIHQGRVIPCDFIGVVKSQQPVYLKGEVVSNHDELMSNFFAQPDALAYGKTAEQLLAEKVPQHLVPHKTFSGNRPSLSLLLPSLNAYNVGQLLAIYEHRVAVEGFLWGINSFDQWGVELGKSLASQVRKQLNKARTDGEPVEGFNYSTTTLLTKYLEGNSDVPSEPVTLLPKI, encoded by the exons ATGGCTTCTTCAACTCTTATTTGTGAAACCCAACCTTGGAAAGCTTTAAAG GCTCATGTTGATGACATTAAAAAGACTCATTTGCGTGATTTGATGGGTGACTCGGAACGCTGCAAATCCATGATGCT TGAGTTTGATGGGTTGTTTTTGGATTACTCGCGGCAATGTGGTAATCAGGACACCATGGCAAAACTGTTGGAGCTGGCTGAG GCAGCACATCTCAAAGAAAAAATTGGCAAAATGTATAGCGGAGAACAT ATAAACAGCACCGAGGATAGATCTGTTCTCCACGTGGCTCTACGTGCTCCAAGAGATGCGGTTATATCCAGTGATGGTATAAATGTAGTTCCAGAGGTTCGGAAGGTTTTGGACAAGATCAACGAATTCAGTGAAAAAATTCGCAGTGGCTCTTGG ATTGGAGCTACGGGGAAGGCATTGAAAGATGTTGTAGCTGTTGGTATTGGAGGCAGCTTTTTGGGTCCCCTCTTTGTACACACTGCACTTCAGACAG ATTCGGAGGCTGTGGCCTGTGGAAAAGGACGCCAGTTGCGTTT TCTCGCAAATGTGGATCCAGTTGATGTTGCAAAGAGTATCGCAGGGTTGAACCCTGAGACCACCTTGG TTGTGGTGGTCTCAAAGACATTTACAACCGCTGAGACCATGTTGAATGCTCGTACACTGAGGGAGTGGATTTCAGCTGCTCTTGG GCCTCAGGCTGTTGCAAAGCATATGGTGGCAGTCAGCACCAATCTTGCG TTTGTTGAGCAGTTCGGTATTGACCCTAATAATGCTTTTGCTTTCTGGGATTGGGTTGGAGGCCGATATAGTG TTTGTAGTGCTGTTGGAGTATTACCTCTGTCTCTCCAATACGGATTCCCTCTTGTTGAAAA GTTTTTAAAAGGAGCTTCCAGCATCGATAAGCATTTCAATTCAGCACCTTTTGAGAAAAACATACCT GTACTTTTAGGTTTATTGAGTGTATGGAATGTTTCGTTTCTTGGATACCCTGCAAGA GCCATCTTGCCTTACTGTCAAGCACTAGAGAAGTTCGCTCCCCATATCCAACAG GTTAGCATGGAGAGCAATGGGAAGGGTGTATCAATTGATGGTGTTCCTCTTCCTTTCGAGGCAGGCGAAATTGATTTTGGTGAGCCAGGTACAAACGGCCAGCACAGCTTTTACCAGCTAATTCATCAG GGCCGCGTGATTCCTTGTGATTTTATTGGTGTTGTTAAGAGTCAGCAACCTGTGTACCTGAAAG GGGAAGTGGTGAGCAACCACGATGAATTGATGTCTAACTTCTTTGCACAGCCAGATGCTCTTGCTTATGGGAAA ACTGCCGAGCAATTGCTGGCAGAAAAGGTCCCTCAGCATCTTGTTCCTCACAAG ACCTTCTCTGGCAACCGTCCATCACTCAGCCTTCTACTTCCTTCTCTGAACGCGTACAATGTTGGACAG TTGTTGGCTATCTATGAACACAGAGTTGCAGTGGAAGGTTTCTTATGggggattaattcttttgatcaATGGGGAGTCGAACTAGGAAAG TCACTTGCTTCCCAAGTTAGGAAACAACTTAACAAGGCACGTACCGACGGAGAACCAGTCGAGGGATTCAATTACAGTACCACAACATTGCTAACAAAATATCTCGAG GGAAATTCAGATGTTCCTTCCGAGCCAGTCACTCTGCTACCAAAAATATAG
- the LOC113286160 gene encoding protein LIKE COV 1-like yields MATARERERDRELLIPVSGVALQDDDDGSGGSKSSSPVSLSHHHSGREAFSKVIRSWASKKFMAGCVILLPIAITVYITWGVIRFIDGFFSPVYSHLGINIFGLGFVTSITFIFLVGVFMSSWWGASVLGLGELFIKKMPLVSYIYSASKQISAAISPEQNSQAFKEVAIIQHPRVGEYAFGFITSSVILRRGVGEEELCCVYVPSNHLYVGDIFLISSKDIMRPNLSVREGIEIVISLGMSVPPILTAVDAQAAVPATRVVGRSPKFAIPPV; encoded by the exons atggCAAcagcaagagaaagagaaagagatcgAGAGCTTCTGATTCCAGTTTCAGGAGTAGCATTACAAGATGATGATGACGGTAGTGGTGGATCAAAATCATCATCTCCTGTTTCTTTATCTCACCATCATTCAGGAAGAGAG GCATTTTCTAAAGTTATCAGGAGCTGGGCATCAAAAAAGTTCATGGCAGGATG TGTTATTCTTCTGCCAATAGCCATCACAGTCTACATAACATGGGGGGTCATCCGTTTTATTGACGGGTTTTTTTCACCAGTTTATTCGCATTTAGGGATCAATATCTTCG GCCTTGGATTTGTCACATCTATCACATTCATCTTCTTAGTTGGTGTGTTCATGTCGTCATGGTGGGGAGCTTCTGTTCTTGGTCTAGGGGAATTGTTTATCAAGAAGATGCCGCTAGTAAGCTATATTTACTCGGCGTCAAAGCAAATAAGCGCTGCAATATCACCAG AGCAAAATTCTCAGGCATTTAAGGAAGTAGCTATCATACAACATCCACGTGTTGGAGAGTACGCATTTGGATTCATAACATCGTCTGTGATTCTTCGGAGAGGTGTAGGAGAAGAGGAGCTTTGTTGTGTCTATGTACCCTCCAACCATCTCTACGTTGGGGATATTTTCCTCATCAGTTCTAAGGATATTATGAGACCCAACTTATCTGTTCGAGAAGGGATAG AAATTGTCATTTCCCTGGGAATGTCTGTACCTCCAATATTAACAGCAGTGGATGCGCAAGCTGCTGTTCCGGCCACAAGAGTTGTTGGCAGAAGCCCAAAATTTGCTATTCCACCGGTATAA
- the LOC113289242 gene encoding glucose-6-phosphate isomerase, cytosolic-like isoform X2, with amino-acid sequence MASSTLICETQPWKALKAHVDDIKKTHLRDLMGDSERCKSMMLEFDGLFLDYSRQCGNQDTMAKLLELAEAAHLKEKIGKMYSGEHINSTEDRSVLHVALRAPRDAVISSDGINVVPEVRKVLDKINEFSEKIRSGSWIGATGKALKDVVAVGIGGSFLGPLFVHTALQTDSEAVACGKGRQLRFLANVDPVDVAKSIAGLNPETTLVVVVSKTFTTAETMLNARTLREWISAALGPQAVAKHMVAVSTNLAFVEQFGIDPNNAFAFWDWVGGRYSVCSAVGVLPLSLQYGFPLVEKFLKGASSIDKHFNSAPFEKNIPVLLGLLSVWNVSFLGYPARAILPYCQALEKFAPHIQQVSMESNGKGVSIDGVPLPFEAGEIDFGEPGTNGQHSFYQLIHQGRVIPCDFIGVVKSQQPVYLKGEVVSNHDELMSNFFAQPDALAYGKPWFVF; translated from the exons ATGGCTTCTTCAACTCTTATTTGTGAAACCCAACCTTGGAAAGCTTTAAAG GCTCATGTTGATGACATTAAAAAGACTCATTTGCGTGATTTGATGGGTGACTCGGAACGCTGCAAATCCATGATGCT TGAGTTTGATGGGTTGTTTTTGGATTACTCGCGGCAATGTGGTAATCAGGACACCATGGCAAAACTGTTGGAGCTGGCTGAG GCAGCACATCTCAAAGAAAAAATTGGCAAAATGTATAGCGGAGAACAT ATAAACAGCACCGAGGATAGATCTGTTCTCCACGTGGCTCTACGTGCTCCAAGAGATGCGGTTATATCCAGTGATGGTATAAATGTAGTTCCAGAGGTTCGGAAGGTTTTGGACAAGATCAACGAATTCAGTGAAAAAATTCGCAGTGGCTCTTGG ATTGGAGCTACGGGGAAGGCATTGAAAGATGTTGTAGCTGTTGGTATTGGAGGCAGCTTTTTGGGTCCCCTCTTTGTACACACTGCACTTCAGACAG ATTCGGAGGCTGTGGCCTGTGGAAAAGGACGCCAGTTGCGTTT TCTCGCAAATGTGGATCCAGTTGATGTTGCAAAGAGTATCGCAGGGTTGAACCCTGAGACCACCTTGG TTGTGGTGGTCTCAAAGACATTTACAACCGCTGAGACCATGTTGAATGCTCGTACACTGAGGGAGTGGATTTCAGCTGCTCTTGG GCCTCAGGCTGTTGCAAAGCATATGGTGGCAGTCAGCACCAATCTTGCG TTTGTTGAGCAGTTCGGTATTGACCCTAATAATGCTTTTGCTTTCTGGGATTGGGTTGGAGGCCGATATAGTG TTTGTAGTGCTGTTGGAGTATTACCTCTGTCTCTCCAATACGGATTCCCTCTTGTTGAAAA GTTTTTAAAAGGAGCTTCCAGCATCGATAAGCATTTCAATTCAGCACCTTTTGAGAAAAACATACCT GTACTTTTAGGTTTATTGAGTGTATGGAATGTTTCGTTTCTTGGATACCCTGCAAGA GCCATCTTGCCTTACTGTCAAGCACTAGAGAAGTTCGCTCCCCATATCCAACAG GTTAGCATGGAGAGCAATGGGAAGGGTGTATCAATTGATGGTGTTCCTCTTCCTTTCGAGGCAGGCGAAATTGATTTTGGTGAGCCAGGTACAAACGGCCAGCACAGCTTTTACCAGCTAATTCATCAG GGCCGCGTGATTCCTTGTGATTTTATTGGTGTTGTTAAGAGTCAGCAACCTGTGTACCTGAAAG GGGAAGTGGTGAGCAACCACGATGAATTGATGTCTAACTTCTTTGCACAGCCAGATGCTCTTGCTTATGGGAAA CCATGGTTTGTGTTCTAA